From Pseudomonas sp. AN-1:
AGGACGATTTCGGCGACGTCTATTTCACCCTGATCGCCCTGACCGCCCCGGGCCTGCCGATGCACGAACTGACCCGCGATGCCGAGGCGATCCGCGACCGCCTGCAACGCGTTCCCGGCGTGCACAAGGCCTTGCTGCTGGGCGAACGCACCGAGCGCCTCTACGTCGAGTTCGACAATGCCCGGCTGAGCAACCTAGGCGTCGATCCGCAGGCGATCTTCGCCGCCATCGACGCCAGCAACCGCCTGCTGCCGGCCGGGCGCATGGAAACCGACGGCCCGCGCCTGCACCTGCGCCTGGATGCCGACCTCTCCGACCCCGAACAGTTGGCCGGCGTGCCGGTACGGGTCGGCGACCGCGTGCTCAGACTCGCCGACATCGCCGACATCCGCCGCGGCTACGAGGACCCGCCCAGCTACCTGGTGCGCTCGCGCGGACAGGATGCGCTGCTGCTCGGAGTGATCATGAACAAGGGCGAAAACGGCCTGGACCTGGGCGAGCGGCTGGCCGCCTTCCTCGAGGCCGAGCGCCAGCGACTGCCGCTGGGCATGTCGCTCGAGGTGCTCACCAACCAGGCGGAGGCCATCGACCAGGCTGTCAGCCTGTTCCAGATCAAGTTCCTGGTGGCGGTTGCCGTGGTGGTCGCGGTCAGCGTGCTGGCCATCGGCCTGCGCGCCGGCCTGATCGTCGGCATCGCCGTTCCACTGACCCTTGGCCTGACCTTCCTGGTGATGATGCTGATGGACATCAACCTCGACCGCGTGACCCTGGGAGCCCTGATCATCGCCCTGGGTCTGCTGGTCGACGACGCGATCATCGCCGTGGAGATGATGCTGGTGAAGATGGAACAGGGCTGGGACCGTGTCCGTGCCGCGGCCCATGCCTGGACGGTCACCGCCGCGCCAATGCTGTATGGCACCCTGGTGACGGTGGCCGGCTTCTTCCCCATCGGCTTCGCCCGCTCCGGCGTCGGCGAGTACGCCGGAAACATCTTCTGGGTGCTGGCCATCGCGCTGCTGGCGTCCTGGCTGGTCGCTGTGGTGTTCGCCCCCTACCTGGGCGTGAAGCTGCTGCCGGCCCGCGCCAGCGGGACCGAGCACGGCCACGCCGGCCTCTACGACACCCCGCTGTACCGGCGCCTGCGCGACCTGATCGGCTGGTGCGTGACCTGGCGCAAGAGCGTGGTTGCCGCGACCGTGGCACTGCTGGTGCTGTCGGTAGCTGGCATGGCCCTGCTGGTGGAGAAGCAGTTCTTCCCCGGCTCGGACCGCCCGGAGGTTCTGGTCGCCGTGTACCTGCCGCAGGGCAGCAGCATCGGCGCCACGGATGCCACGGTGCGAAAGCTCGAGGCGATCCTCTCCCCGCTGCCGGAGGTGCGCAGCCTGTCCGCCTACGTCGGTGCCGGCGCGCCGCGCTTCTTCCTCGGCGCCAACCCGGAGCCGCCCTCGCCTGCCTTCGCCAAGCTCATCGCCGTGGCGCAGGATCCCGCGGCGCGCGACAAGGTCATGGCCACCCTGCAACGGCACATCGCGCAGGGTGAGTTCCCCGAGGCGCGGGTGCGGGTCTACAAGCTGCTCTACGGCCCGCCGGTGATCTGGCCGGTCGCCTTCCGGGTGTTCGGCCCCGATCCGCTGGTCCTGCGCGACATCGCCCACCGGGTACGCACGGTGATGGCGGCCGATCCGCACGTGGTCGAGCCGCACCTGGAATGGGACGAGCGCGCCCCGGTACTGCACCTGGTCATGGACGTGGAGCGCCTGCGCCTGCTCGGCCTGACCCAGCAGGAGGTGGCCCGTCAGCTGCAGTTCCAGCTCGACGGCGTGGCGGTCACCCAGCTGCGCCAGGATGTCCGCAGCGTCGAGGTGATCGCCCGCGGCAGCAGCGACGGCCGGAGGCTCGACGCCGACAGCCTCTCCAGCCTGGAAGTGCTGGGCGGTGACGGCCGCAAGCTGCCGTTCAACCAGCTCGGCCGGGTCGAGGTGCGCTTCGAGGACCCGCTGATCAAGCGCTACAACCGCGAAGCCGTGCTGACCGTGCAGGGCGACGTGCAGGGTGCCCAGCCCAACGACGTCACCGCCACCCTGTGGCGGGCGCTGGCCGAGGTCCGCAGTGAACTGCCGGAGGGCTACCGCATCGGCATCGCCGGCGCGGTGGAGGAATCGGGCAAGGCGGACGCCTCGATCCAGAAGCTGCAGCCGGCGATGGTGGCCTTCATGCTGATCCTGATCATGCTGCAGATGCGTTCCTTCTCCGGCACCTTCATCGTGCTGGCCACCGCCCCGCTGGGGCTGATCGGCGCGGTGCTTGCCCTGCTGCTGTTCGACCAGCCGTTCGGCTTCGTCGCCCTGCTCGGCCTGACCGGCCTGGCCGGCATCCTGATGCGCAACACGCTGATCCTCACCCAGCAGGTGGCCGACAACTTCGCTGCCGGCATGCCGGCGTTCGAGGGCGTGGTGGAAGCGGCGGTGCAGCGCGCCCGACCGGTGCTGCTCACCGCACTGGCCGCCGCCCTGGCCTTCATCCCTCTCACCCAGGACAGCTTCTGGGGACCACTGGCCTACGTGCTGATCGGCGGCGTGGCGGTCGGCACGGCGATCACCTTGCTGTTCGTGCCGGCGCTGTATGCGCTGTGGTTCCGCCTGGAGCCGGCCCGGCACAGCGCCACCAGCGGCCTCAGCCTGTCGACCTAATGACAGGCTGAGGCCCGGCGCTTTCGCCGGTCAAGCCGGCCGGACAGCCCCGCCTGCGGCCACTCGGTCTTCGTAAGCACCCCTGATCAGGCGATGCTCTCGACTATCCCGCCATCGACCCGCAGCGCGGCGCCGGTGGTGGCGCTGGCCTGCGGCGAGGCGGCGTAGACGCACAGGCTGGCCACCTCCTCGGGACTGGCGAAGCGGCGGATCAGCGTCGAGGGACGGTTCTCCTTGAGGAACAGCGCCTCCATCTCCTCCAGGGACACGCCGCGCTCCCTGGCCATCTGCGTGAAGAAGGTGGTCACCCCCTCGGTGCGGGTCGGCCCGGGCAGGATGCTGTTGACGGTCACCCCGCTGCCGGCCAGCACCTTGGCCAGGCCGCGCGACACGCCCTGCAGCGCCGCCTTGCTGACCCCGTAGTGGACCATCTCGGCGGGGATGTTCAGCGCCGACTCGCTGGAGATGAACTGGATGCGCCCCCAGCCGCGCTCCTGCATGCCGCGGGCGTAATGGCGCGACAGACGCACGCCGCTCATCACGTTGATCTGGAAGATCTCCTCCCAGTCGGCATCGCTGATGTCGCTGAACGCCTTGACTCCGTAGACGCCGAGGTTGTTGACCAGGATATCGGCCTGCGGCTCGGCGGCGATCAGCGCCCGGCAGCCTTCGGCTGTGCCGACATCGGCCACCACGCCACGGGCCAGCTTGCCGGCGCGGGTGTCGCGCAGGCGGGCCAGGGCGGCGTCGACCCGGCCCGCCTCGCGGCCACAGACCACCACGCTCGCACCGGCGTCGGCCAGCCCCCTGGCGATGGCCAGACCGATGCCGCCGGTGGAGCCGGTGACGATGGCGGTCTTGCCGGAAAGGTCGATGATCATCAATGAACTCCTGTAATTGTGGGTGAGTGAACGGCTTCAGCGCGCCAGCGGCAGCAGCCGCTCGTCATAGTCGGCGAGGCTGGGGAAGCGCAGCGCTTCGAGGTTGTCGAGTGTAGCGAGGTGCTGCCGGTAGTCGGCGAGGATCTGCCCCCGCGCCTCGGTGCTGACGTAGGGCACGTGGTAGCCGATGAACGGCGGCAGCACCGCGAAGCCGCAGTAGGCCAGGCTGCCCTGCAACAGCGGGCGCAGCAGGGTATGGATCTCGCCGTGGATGGCCCCGGCGCCGAACATGTGTTCGCGCCCGCCGAGGGTCAGCGTCACCAGGGCACGCTTGCCGCACATGCCGCCGCGGTCGTAGATGCGCTTGCCGCCGTAGAACACCCCGGAAATCATCACCCGGTCGATCCAGCCCTTGAGGATCGCCGGCGTGGAGAACCAGTACAGCGGGAAGTTGAGGATCAGCAGGTCGCACCACTGCACCTTGGCGATCTCGGCGGCGATGTCCGGCGCCAGGGTGCCGGCCTCGTAGTTGTGGCGCTGCTCCAGGGCGTAGACCAGGTAGTCCGGGTTGGCCCGCGAGCCGAAGTCAGCGGCGCTGGCCACCGGGTTCCAGTCCATCGCATGGAGGTCGGAGACCTGCACCTCGTGGCCGGCGGCGCTCAACTGCTCGACGGCGCAGTCCTTCAGCGCGCTATTGAACGAGCGCGGCTCGTTGTGGGCGTGGACGATCAGTACCTTCATGCGCGCTTCTCTCCTGTTGGCGAATCGGTCCGAGGGCAATCATGCGGTGGCGAATTCATTCGCCAAAGTACCCCGAAAAGACGAATGAATTCGCCCCTACAGGGTCAGGTGATTTCCCGGCGCTTTGGTCGGCGCCAGCGGCATCGAGCCCTTGCACACCGCCTTGTGCAGCTTGCCCACCACTTTCAGGCTCAGGTCGCTCTGCGCCTGGATGCAGCAGGCCAGCACGGTGCCGTGCTCCTGCTCGTCGAGGCTGACATGCCCGCGGCTCATGGTGCGGGTGGTGCGGTAGTCGCCGCTGGTGACCTGCACCTTGCACACCCCGCAGCCGCCGCCGCGGCAGCCGACCGGAATACCCTTGCGGCCGAGCCTGGCCATACCGTTGAGCACGGTTTCCTGCTCGTCGCAGGCGTAGCGCTCGCCGGTATCCTCGATATGGATCTCGTGTTTCATGCGACGCCCTCCCCGGCTGCGGCGCGTGCCGCCACTTCCTCGGCGCGCAGCACGCTGGCCGGCGCGCCGCCGATGGACCAGTCCTCCGGCGCCACCCGCTGGCAGCGGCCGCGCACCAGCTCGCGGCGCACGCCGAGCACCTCCACCAGCAGCTCGGTGAAACCCCGGTGCAGGCGCTGGCGATCCTCCAGCGCACGGCCGTCGAGGACGATGAATTCGAAGAACGGTGCGTGCAGGCCGTTGCTGCTGCACGGCGCACCGGCGACAGCGAACTGGCTGGCGGGATAGGTGGTGATGAACGCCCGCACCCGCTCCATGGGTGCCTTGAGCACTTCGCTGTAGAGGCGCGAAGCCTCGACCAGCAGGCGTTCGTCCTGCTCCGCGGAGCTATGCCCCGCCAGCAGATGGAAGTTCACGACAGGCATGGCGCATCTCCATTGTTGTTATTGGCGCGGTCAGTCGGGGCTCGCGTAGGGTGCGCCGCGCGCACCGCAAGCCCACGCATACCATCGGTGCGCATGGCGCACCCTACATTGTTGTTATTTGCGCAAGCGGTCCAGCTCCAGCGTAGGGCGCGCCGCACACACCGCAAGCCTCCGCGTACCCTCGGTGCGCATGGCGCACCCTACGGCAGCCCCCGACGCCGCCCGGAATCCAGCATCAGGGTCGAGCCGGTCATCGCATCGGCTTCCGGCGCCAGCAGCAGGGACACCGCCCAGGCGACCTGCTGCGGGGTGGTCAGCGCGCCGAGCGACGACTCGGCGCACATCTCCGCCAGCACCGCCGCCGGATCGATGCCACGCAGCGCGGCGCGGTCGGCGGCGACGCGGTGCAGGCGCTCGGTGTCGGCCGGGCCGGGGGCGATCAGGTGCGCGGTGATGCCGCGCGGGCCATAGGCCAGGCTGAGCTGGCGGCTGGCGTTGGCCAGCGCGGCGTTGGCCACCCCGGCCGCCGCCGCGTAGGCGGTCGGCTCGAAGCCGTAGTGGCCGCCGATGGCGACCAGCCGCGAGCCCTTGACCAGCCGCGCGTCCACCGCGCGCACCAGGCGCAGCAGGCCGCCGACCTTGATGTTCACCGCATCGACCAGTGCGCTGGTTGGCGCATCCAGCACGCCGCCGGCCACCGCCACGCCCGGCCCGTGCACGATCATGCGCACCGGGCGGTCGACCGCGGCGGCGATCTGGGCGATGGACTCGTCGCTGGCAATGTCGGCCACGCAGGCAATCACGCCGGGATGGCGGCTGGCCAGCGCGTCGATGCTCACGGCGCTGCGCGCCACCGCCACCACGTCCAGCCCGCTGGCACACAGCTTGGCGACTATCGCTTGACCGAAGGCGCCGGTGGCGCCGACCACCACGGCCAGTTCGTTGCTCGCACTCATGGTCACCTCCATAAACAGCAACGCCGGACAGGTTGCCCCGTCCGGCGTCGGCATCAGGCGCTCTTCAGCAGCCCGCGCTCCTTGGCCATGGTCATCGCGGTGTCGAGGATCATGTCCTCCTGGCCGCCGATCATCTTCTTGCGGCCCAGCTCGACCAGGATGTCGCGCGCCGGCACGCCGAAGCGCTCGGAGGCGCGCTTGGAGTGCAGCAGGAAGGTCGAGTAGACGCCGGCGTAGCCGAGGGTCAGCGACTCGCGGTCGACGCGCACCACGTGCTCCATCATCGGCACGATGATGTCCTCGGCCACGTCCATCAGCTTGAACAGGTCGACGCCGGTGTCGATGCCCATGCGCTCGCACACCGCGGCGAACACCTCCAGCGGAGTGTTGCCGGCGCCGGCGCCGAGGCCCGCAGCCGAACCGTCGATGCGGCTGGCGCCGGTCTCGATGGCGGCGATGGAGTTGGCGATGCCCATGCCCAGGTTGTGGTGGCCGTGGAAGCCGATCTCGGTTTCCGGGTTGAGCACCTCGCGCAGGGCGCCGATGCGCGCCTTGACGTCCTCGGGCAGCATGTAGCCGGCCGAGTCGGTGACGTACACGGTCTGCGCGCCGTAGGACTCCATCAGCTTGCCCTGCCTGGCGATGCCTTCGGCATCGTTGAGGTGGGCCATCATCAGGAAGCCGCTGGTATCCATGCCCAGCTTGCGGGCGAAGGCGATGTGCTGTGGCGAGGTGTCCGCCTCGGTGCAGTGGGTGGCGACGTGCACGCTGCGCGCGCCGCAGTCGTAGGCCGACTGCAGTTCCTTCATGGTGCCCAGGCCCGGAATCAGCAGCACCGAGACCTTGGCCTGCTTCATCTGCGCGGCGACCGCGCTGATGTACTCCTCGTTGCTGTGCGGGGCGAAGCCGTGCTGCAGCGAGTTGCCGCCCAGGCCCGCGCCGTGGGTGACCTGGATGTAGGGCACGCCGGAGGCGTCCAGGGCGGTGGCGACCTTGACCATCTGCTCGATGCTGATCTGCTCGCGCTTGGCGTGCATGCCGTCGCGCAGGCACATGTCGTGGAGGATGACCTTGCGGCCTTTGAGACTGTTGGACTGGCTCATCACGCAACCTCCGGGGTTGGCAGCTGGATCGTTCCGGCAAGGATCTCCTCGGCGAACATCTCAGCGGTACGGGTGGCCGCCGCGGTCATGATGTCGAGGTTGCCGGCGTAGGTCGGCAGGTAGTCGCCGAGGCCGGCCACTTCCATGAACACCGCCACCTTGTTGCCATCGAACAGCGGGCCGTTGACCAGCCGGTAGCCCGGCACGTACTTCTGTACCTCGCCGATCATTTCGAGGATCGAGGCGGTGATGCGCTCCTGGTCCGGCTCGTCGTCGGTCAGGCAGGAGATGGTGTTGCGCATGATCATCGGCGGCTCGGCCGGGTTGATGATCGCCAGGGCCTTGCCCTTGCGCGCGCCGCCAACCTTCTCGATGGCGTTGGAAGTGGTGTAGGTGAACTCGTCGAGGTTGGCGCGGGTGCCCGGGCCGATCGACTTGGACGCCAGGCTGGCGACGATCTCGGCGTAGCCGACGCTCTGGATGCGCGACACCGCGTGGACCACCGGGATAGTCGCCTGGCCGGCGCAGGAGATCATGTTGACGTTCATCTCCAGCTTCTCGGCGTGCTGACGCAGGTTCACCGGCGGCACGCACAGCGGGCCGATGGCCGCCGGGGTCAGGTCGATCATCAGCACGCCCAGCTCGTTGAGCTTGCGGCTGTTCTCGGCGTGCACGTAGGCGCTGGTGGCGTCGAAGGCGATCTGGATGTTGTCCTCCAGCACGTGGGGCAGCAGGCCGTCGACGCCGTCGCTGGTGGTCTTCAGACCCATGTCGCGGGCGCGCGCCAGGCCTTCGGACTCGGGGTCGATGCCGACCATCCATACCGGCTCCAGCACTTCGCTGCGCTGGATCTTGTAGATCAGGTCGGTGCCGATGTTGCCCGAGCCGATCAGCGCACAGCGGATCTTCTTCATTGTCCCTGCTCCTGCAGCGCGGCGCGCTGCGGCTTGCTCAGGCCGGCGACGTAGAACTCGTACTCGCGGTGTTCGGTGATCAGGATGCGCACGGTTTCCGGGCTGCAATCCAGGCTGTCGGCGACCGCGGCGGTAACGGCAGCGGCGACGCGCTGCTTCTGCTCGACGGTGCGGCCTTCGATCATGTGCATTTCGATGATGGGCATGGCTGTATTCCTATTGTTGTTATTCGATGAAGCGCATCGACACGGAGCCCAGCTCCTGGAAGCGCGCGACCACGCTGTCGCCCGGCTTGACCGGCACGGCCTCGGTGATCCCGCCGCTCATCACGAAGCTGCCGGCCGGCAGGTTCTCGCCCAGCTCGGCGAGGATGTTCACCAGCATCGCCACCGCCTCGGCCGGGTGACCGAGCACCGCAGCGCTGGCGCCCATGCCGACGATCTCGCCGTTCTTCTCCATCACCACGCCGAGGGTGCGCAGGTCGAGGTCCTCGACGTAGCGCGGACGACCGCCGCCGACGAAGCGCGCCGAGGAGCCGTTGTCGGCGATCACGCTGGCCAGGTCGAACTTGAAGCCGGAGAAGCGCGAATCGATGATCTCCACTGCCGGCAGCACGTAGTCGGTGGCGGCCAGCACGTCTTGCGCGGTGCAGCCTGGGCCCTGCAGGGTTTCCTTCATCACGAAGGCCACCTCGCACTCGACGCGCGGGTGCACCAGGTCGCCGGTGGAGATCGCCGAGTTCTCCGGGCGCGCCATGCGGTCGGTGAGGAAGCCGATGGAGGGCACGCTGACGCCCATCTGCTGCATCTTCGCCTTGGAGGTCAGACCGGCCTTCCAGCCGACCAGCTTGTGGCCCTTGGCGATGAAGCGGCGGCGCAGCTCGCTCTGCACGGCGTAGCCGTCGGCGATGGTCATGTCCGGGTATTCGTCGGTGAGCTTGGGGATCGCGTAGGCGCGGGTCTGCGCGCCTTCGACGCGCTCGCACAGGCGCACGATGTCCTCGCGGGACAGGGTGATGTTGTTGCTCATGCTGCGCTCCTCCCGGAAAACTTCACCCGGCAGCTACCGAGGCCGCCGACCGTGCACACCAGCTCGTCGCCATCGACCACCGGTACCAGCGCCGACTGCGAACCGGAGAGGATCACCTCGCCGGCCTTGAAGGGGATGCCCAGCTCGCCGAGGGTGTTGGCCAGCCAGGCCACCGCGTTGGCCGGCGAGCCCTGCACCGCGGCGCCGACGCCGGTGGAGAAGATCTCGCCGTTCTTTTCCAGCACCATGCCGGCCAGGGTCAGGTCCAGCTTGCGCGGGTCGCCCTTGGTCTTGCCCAGCACGTACACGCCGCAGGAGGCGTTGTCGGCCACGGTGTCCTGGATCTTGATCTGCCAGTTGGTGATGCGCGAATCGACGATCTCGAAGCACGGCAGCACGTAGTCGGTGGCGCGGATCACGTCCATCGCGGTGATGCCCGGCCCCTTGAGGTCGTGCTTGAGCACGAAGGCCAGCTCCGCCTCGGCCTTGGGCTGGATCAGGCCGCCGAGGTCGATGGTGTCGCCCTCCTGGTAGACCATGCCCGAGGTGAGGATGCCGAAGTCCGGCTGGTATACGCCGAGAAAATCCTGCACCGGCTTGCTGGTGGCGCCGATCTTCTTGCCGACCACCGTCTCGCCGGCCTCGAGGCGGCGCGCGACGAAGCGCTGCTGGATGCGGTAGGCGTCCTCGATGGTGATGTCCGGCTCGCGGCTCAGCAGCGGCGGCACCGCACGGCGGGCGACGAAGGCTTCGTACAGCTCGTCGCCGTATTGCTCGATCTTGTTGTTGTCCATGTCTGTGTCCCGTGGGGGCGAAGGCAATCGAATGTCCGGGCCGGCTCTCGTAGGGGCGAATTCATTCGCCTTAACGCGATCTCTTGGCGAATGAATTCGCCCCTACAGGCCCGCAGCGCGACTTACAGCTTCACGCAGACGTTGCGCGTCTCGGTGTAGAACTCCAGCGAGTGCACACCACCCTCGCGGCCGATGCCGGACTGCTTGGAGCCGCCGAACGGGGTGCGCAGGTCGCGCAGGAACCAGCTGTTGATCCAGGTGATGCCCACCTCGACGCGCGCCGCCATGCGGTGGGCGCGGGCCAGGTCGTTGGTCCAGATGGTGGTGGACAGGCCGTAGACGTTGTCGTTGGCCAGCGCCACTACCTCGTTCTCGCTGTCGAACGGACGGATGTGGCAGCACGGGCCGAAGATTTCCTCGCGCACCACCGCCGCGTCGTCGGCGAGGCCGGTCCAGATGGTCGGCTGCACCCAGGAACCCTCGGCCAGCTCGCCCGGCATCTCCGGCACGCCGCCGCCGGTGACCACGGTGGCGCCCTCTTCCACCGCCTTGCGGTAGTAGGACAGCACCTTGTCGCGGTGCTCCTGGCTGATCAGCGGGCCATAGTTGGCGTTGTGATCGTCCGGGCGGCCGAACTTCACCGCCTCGGCCTTGACCTTCAGCGCCTGCACGAAGCGCTCGAAGATCGGCCGCTCGACGTACACGCGCTCGGTGCCCAGGCACACCTGCCCGGAATTGAGGAAGGCGGAGCGGAAGATGCCCTCCACCGCCGCGTCGAAGTCCGCGTCGGCGAACACGATGCCGGCGTTCTTGCCGCCCAGCTCGAAGGACACGTCGCGCATGCCTTCCGAGGCCGCTTTCATTATCGCCGCGCCGGTACGGGTCTCGCCGGTGAAGGTGATGGCGTTGACGCCCGGATGCTGGGTGAGGAACTCGCCGGCCGAATCCGGACCGAAGCCGTGCACCACGTTGTACACGCCCTTGGGGATGCCCACGGCGTTCATCACCTCACCGAGCAGCGCGGCGGTCTGCGGCGACTCCTCGGACGGCTTGACGATCACGGTGTTGCCGCAGGCCAGCGCCGGGCCGACCTTCCAGGTCATCAGCATGAACGGTGCGTTCCACGGGCAGATCACCCCGATCACGCCCTTGGGCACGCGCATCGAATAGTTGAGCGCGCCGCGACCGTCCGGGGTGGCCATCTGGAAGGATTCGCTGGGCACGTTCTTGATCACGTCGGCGAACACCTTGAAGTTGGCCGCGCCGCGCGGAATGAACACATGCTTCATCACGTGCGCGGGCTGGCCGGTGTCGGCCATCTCGGCCTCGACGAAGTCGTCGAAGCGGCGGGTGATCTCGTTGGCCACGCCGTACAGCAGCTCGACGCGCTGGTCGGTGGTCAGCCCGCCCCACTCGCCGTTGAGCGCGCCACGCGCGGCTTTGACCGCCGCATCCACCTCGGGACGGCCGGCTTCGCTGATCGAAGCGATCACGCGGTTATCGAGCGGCGAACGCTTGTCGAAACGCTTGCCGCTGGCAGCGGCGACGTACTCGCCGGCGATGAAGTTCTCAATCTTGCGCATGGTCACTCCGCGTTGTTGTTCTGGGGGTGGCCAGCCTGGGCGACCGGGGTGGTGGTCGGAGGGGGCTCGGCCTTGGGAGTGAGCATAAGGAGGGGTGGCGATACCGGCTAATACTTTGTTTCTTCATAATAGATACCTTCAAGGTATCGATGCGGGTGTATCAACCTCTGGCCAAAACAGCTCTCAACCGCTCAAAATCGGGCTTCTGCAACCGACACCAGATTGGTGCCGACATCGTTGAGACAAGGAGAAGTCCGCCATGCCCCCCTGCAAAACCGTGTCGATCTCTTTGACAAGTTGGATCCTGTGCCTGAAAAAGGCCGCTGGATGCGGCAACCGAGGAGGATGGCATAACGACAACAAAAACATCTTTCGGTAGCACGAGGTCAGATCGGGATCACCCGCGAGCTGCTCTTCAAGGGGCGCCAGCGCCTAATCCCCAACGGGCAGTCGGTACCCTTCGCAGCCAGCTAAAGGGAATGATGATTGGTAGGAGGCTATAGATTTTGGGTATCTAAAGAGCCTCAAGATTAATACTTAAAACGACTACGACAGATGCCCATGCAAGAATCAAAGTTTTTCACAGCAATCGAAACGTCCAACACCATATAAAATCTACCACGAAGAAAAACGTAAATCTTGATGAGCCCGACAAACATGTCAGAATATTCATTAGAAAATATCGCAGAAAACATACACTTTACCAAAACAAAAGAATACTTCGAAGAAGTGTTGTCATCCTATCAAAACAAAAATTATCGCTCCGCCGTGGTTATGCTTTGGTCGGTAGCCATATGCGACATAATATACAAACTTCAGCACCTAATTGACCTATACGATGACGGCCCCGCAAAAGAAATAATTTCCGAAATCACCGCACTCCAGACATCCGACCCAAAATCCCCCGCTTGGGAGGTCAAATTAGTTGATGATGCTTTTAGCAAGACAAACCTACTTGACTCTCCTGAATATGAAAACCTGAGATACCTTCAAAAACAAAGACACCTCTCTGCACACCCCATCTTAAACCAAGAAAGAGAACTACATTCCCCAAACAAAGAAACCACAAGAGCACTAATAAGAAACACTCTTGAAGGGTTGCTAATAAAACCCCCATTCTACACTCAGAAAATACTCAATGAGTTTCTTGGCGATCTATCGGAAAGCAAAGACGCATTAAACACAAGGGAGAAAGTAAAACAGTATATCGAGAGCAGATATCTCAAGCGCCTCAAGCCAGAGATGGAACTATCAATATATCGCTCCCTCTGGAGATTTATCTTTAAGCTAGAAAATGAAGATTGCAATACC
This genomic window contains:
- the dmpG gene encoding 4-hydroxy-2-oxovalerate aldolase, whose translation is MMSQSNSLKGRKVILHDMCLRDGMHAKREQISIEQMVKVATALDASGVPYIQVTHGAGLGGNSLQHGFAPHSNEEYISAVAAQMKQAKVSVLLIPGLGTMKELQSAYDCGARSVHVATHCTEADTSPQHIAFARKLGMDTSGFLMMAHLNDAEGIARQGKLMESYGAQTVYVTDSAGYMLPEDVKARIGALREVLNPETEIGFHGHHNLGMGIANSIAAIETGASRIDGSAAGLGAGAGNTPLEVFAAVCERMGIDTGVDLFKLMDVAEDIIVPMMEHVVRVDRESLTLGYAGVYSTFLLHSKRASERFGVPARDILVELGRKKMIGGQEDMILDTAMTMAKERGLLKSA
- a CDS encoding 2Fe-2S iron-sulfur cluster binding domain-containing protein; this translates as MKHEIHIEDTGERYACDEQETVLNGMARLGRKGIPVGCRGGGCGVCKVQVTSGDYRTTRTMSRGHVSLDEQEHGTVLACCIQAQSDLSLKVVGKLHKAVCKGSMPLAPTKAPGNHLTL
- a CDS encoding SDR family NAD(P)-dependent oxidoreductase, which gives rise to MIIDLSGKTAIVTGSTGGIGLAIARGLADAGASVVVCGREAGRVDAALARLRDTRAGKLARGVVADVGTAEGCRALIAAEPQADILVNNLGVYGVKAFSDISDADWEEIFQINVMSGVRLSRHYARGMQERGWGRIQFISSESALNIPAEMVHYGVSKAALQGVSRGLAKVLAGSGVTVNSILPGPTRTEGVTTFFTQMARERGVSLEEMEALFLKENRPSTLIRRFASPEEVASLCVYAASPQASATTGAALRVDGGIVESIA
- a CDS encoding tautomerase family protein, producing the protein MPVVNFHLLAGHSSAEQDERLLVEASRLYSEVLKAPMERVRAFITTYPASQFAVAGAPCSSNGLHAPFFEFIVLDGRALEDRQRLHRGFTELLVEVLGVRRELVRGRCQRVAPEDWSIGGAPASVLRAEEVAARAAAGEGVA
- a CDS encoding NAD(P)H-dependent oxidoreductase; protein product: MKVLIVHAHNEPRSFNSALKDCAVEQLSAAGHEVQVSDLHAMDWNPVASAADFGSRANPDYLVYALEQRHNYEAGTLAPDIAAEIAKVQWCDLLILNFPLYWFSTPAILKGWIDRVMISGVFYGGKRIYDRGGMCGKRALVTLTLGGREHMFGAGAIHGEIHTLLRPLLQGSLAYCGFAVLPPFIGYHVPYVSTEARGQILADYRQHLATLDNLEALRFPSLADYDERLLPLAR
- a CDS encoding SDR family NAD(P)-dependent oxidoreductase, which gives rise to MSASNELAVVVGATGAFGQAIVAKLCASGLDVVAVARSAVSIDALASRHPGVIACVADIASDESIAQIAAAVDRPVRMIVHGPGVAVAGGVLDAPTSALVDAVNIKVGGLLRLVRAVDARLVKGSRLVAIGGHYGFEPTAYAAAAGVANAALANASRQLSLAYGPRGITAHLIAPGPADTERLHRVAADRAALRGIDPAAVLAEMCAESSLGALTTPQQVAWAVSLLLAPEADAMTGSTLMLDSGRRRGLP
- a CDS encoding efflux RND transporter permease subunit, with amino-acid sequence MSFPNLSALAVRERALTLFLLVLAALAGVQAFLSLGRAEDPAFTVRAMLVTAMWPGATPEDMQTQVVDRLEKRIQEVENLYRIETTIRPGQATLQVEFQDYIPQDQVPKLIYEVRKRMQDEAASLPRGVIGPIVQDDFGDVYFTLIALTAPGLPMHELTRDAEAIRDRLQRVPGVHKALLLGERTERLYVEFDNARLSNLGVDPQAIFAAIDASNRLLPAGRMETDGPRLHLRLDADLSDPEQLAGVPVRVGDRVLRLADIADIRRGYEDPPSYLVRSRGQDALLLGVIMNKGENGLDLGERLAAFLEAERQRLPLGMSLEVLTNQAEAIDQAVSLFQIKFLVAVAVVVAVSVLAIGLRAGLIVGIAVPLTLGLTFLVMMLMDINLDRVTLGALIIALGLLVDDAIIAVEMMLVKMEQGWDRVRAAAHAWTVTAAPMLYGTLVTVAGFFPIGFARSGVGEYAGNIFWVLAIALLASWLVAVVFAPYLGVKLLPARASGTEHGHAGLYDTPLYRRLRDLIGWCVTWRKSVVAATVALLVLSVAGMALLVEKQFFPGSDRPEVLVAVYLPQGSSIGATDATVRKLEAILSPLPEVRSLSAYVGAGAPRFFLGANPEPPSPAFAKLIAVAQDPAARDKVMATLQRHIAQGEFPEARVRVYKLLYGPPVIWPVAFRVFGPDPLVLRDIAHRVRTVMAADPHVVEPHLEWDERAPVLHLVMDVERLRLLGLTQQEVARQLQFQLDGVAVTQLRQDVRSVEVIARGSSDGRRLDADSLSSLEVLGGDGRKLPFNQLGRVEVRFEDPLIKRYNREAVLTVQGDVQGAQPNDVTATLWRALAEVRSELPEGYRIGIAGAVEESGKADASIQKLQPAMVAFMLILIMLQMRSFSGTFIVLATAPLGLIGAVLALLLFDQPFGFVALLGLTGLAGILMRNTLILTQQVADNFAAGMPAFEGVVEAAVQRARPVLLTALAAALAFIPLTQDSFWGPLAYVLIGGVAVGTAITLLFVPALYALWFRLEPARHSATSGLSLST